gagctccactccactccaccgccccccccccccccccccccccccccccccctgccgtAAGCCCCTGATGCTAACCCCCTACCCAGCCTTCAGCCCTCAGCCTTTAGCCCCCTTCATCGTCCTGTGGTGCATGTGTGCGCATTGTctttgatgttgttgttgttgattcgGCTTCATCTTCAGCTGCAGTTACAGGCCTCGTATCTGTGCCACGTCTAGGTCTAATGTTTCAAGCGTCAGAAACAGGAGTGCAACAAACACCaagaggagaaaaaaaaacagagaacaAAAGCCATGGCCAGACAATTAACCAGCCATCAGTCATTTGGTTTTGCCGGCACGCACTGGGGGGCGCCGTCCCGCTCCCCCCTCCCAAACAGAAGCCAGTGGGCGGTGATGTGGTAACCCCAAAATGGTAGCAACAATTTAGTGGAAAACTGTTCAAGGAAATCTGCCAAATCTCCCCAAAAAAGATATAGATGCCATCTACCATAAGAGGGCCCTAAATTGCAGCCTTTATAGGGGAATATTTGGTTAATTTGGAGAGACCAAAGGACCAGAGGACTGTGCTAGTTATATGGGGCTACTCTCTAGCCTTTGGATTCCCAGCAACCATGCAAAGGTGCAGAAACGATGAGGCTGTCTTTGGCGACGCTCAACGTCAATCATGCCCAAGCCATGCAAATGCTTTTGCCTGTTTTGTGTTCTCAGGCTCGTGCTGGGTCACCGCAGAGTATTTTCGTGCAAAGTGTGCTTAAAACATACGAAAATCCATTCGAAGAAAAGACTTTCTTTGTGGGGCAGAGCTCCCTTAAGCCCAGAACACCCCCTCGTACCCCTCCATTAGTTCTATTTTGCGGCTCCAATTGTACATTGAACATTTAAAAGATGGagcataaattatgcacagACATATTGGCCAAGTGCAAGGCAAGGTTCCAGCCCGAGTTCGAGtgtgctcccccccccccctccctccactGCCAGAATGTGTTTGGACAGATTTATGGCTTCCATAAATTGCATATTTCccattttattgaattaattaatttcacaaataaaattgtgaGACAAAAAAATGTGGCTTTAAAATTTTTAGTAAAGGATTCGAATTCGAAATTGATCGATGGTGCGCCTCCGGAGCCAAAGGAATCTCTTTGGCCTGTAACTCTGTGTCTTGTCAATTATATTCCAATCAGGCAAAACCGTGACGGTAATCCATCAAACGAGTAACCAATATAAATGCAAtgcgttgttttttttttcggtggctGCAATGCCGGGGTCGGGCTCCGGGTCCGGGTCGGATTCTGATCGTTGGACTTCCGTTGGGCCAATCCTTTAGGGCTGACAGACAACAAGCGAAATCCATTAACTGTacgaaatggaaattaatttcatttgcccaccgcccccccctACCCACACCCCCCTGtgcccccctctgcccctccaTTACATGATATGCGAAATTGGGTATTTTTTGAAGCCCTCAAGGCTTTGGGTCTGAGAAAGTGAATCGCGCTCTGTCTGGAGCTCCGAAGCCATCGAATGTTAATTTCAATTGCCTGATGCCGCAACTAAATCAAGTGCTGCACGTGGCAGCTGCACAGAcggctggggttggggttggggttgatGCTCCTTTATCGCAGTTTTGGGCATGACATGAGCTGCCGTCGAGGGGCTCCTTTTTGGCAAATGTCGCGAGTGGACATGAGCAATGTGCACTGGCGATAAGGCAGCGAAACTTCAATTCCCCGAACGAACGGCCAACGTTGTCGGCCATAATTGGCCAGTCAGTCAGGAGCgagcgaggggggggggggggggggaatccACCTCATGATATCTCATCGAGAGCCGCCACAATCAATTGAAGCGTAATGGCAACAGTTCAATAACTTTTTGGCCATTCTCTCTATGGTATGCCATTCGGTTTGCCgtacaccccccccccctcccctccccccccgtACCCGATGATGATGCTTCAATTAACTTTTGTGGATCTAATGAGTTGTCATGTTTTGAAATTGAGGGAATTGATTCGATTGCATCTGTTTGTtaggggcagggggtgggggtggatTTGGGATGGGACAGTTTTCGGGGAAATTCTTCAATTTCCAGGGTATTCCCGGCACTTCTTAAAGCAAATCCCTGAGCCATGCTCGTGGCATTaatcaaaagccaaaaacttaAAGGCAATGACTAATATTTTTGGCTATCAGCAGCGCCAAATGCCAAcaccctccccaccccctccccaccccaaGTGCATTCGTACATAGTATATAAGGGCGGGCATTGAAATGCactgtaaaaaaaaacctaaaggTGCTCTACCAAATATTCAACGCTTAGGGAGTCCTGTAATTGTTGATATATTTTAAGTATTTTATgggaaaaataccaaaatcaTACCAGAGGGGGGTCTCTGggtttttctttcagtgtagTACATGGGTTACCTGGCGCTGGTCTCGGTCTGGaggcggagtcggagtcggagtcagggactgcgactgggactctgtctggggtctgggtctgctGCCTGGGTTGGAGTCTGCTGCTTGCTGGGGGGTGGgaaggggggtggaggggggttgggggtgcgCTATCATTGCACAAGTGCGCAAAATTTTGGACTCAATTCACGTGCTCTGCTGCCAAAATTGTTGCCTTGCCCAggctgccgtcgccgtcgccgccaaCCTATGCGCTAGCCCCTCTCTTGGTCTCCGTCTTTCGCTCCATAAATTTGCACATTGATCGCCCTGTGGCCATGCCGTCGACTGCGCTGCCGCATGTAcgtgtgtacatacatacatatgtatttaattcGATAACAGCGCAACGGTAACGGGAGTTCTGTTCGAAGGATTTTTACCCAACTCAGcgtaactctctctctctctctgtctgtctgtctgtctctccctcttcccGTCCTGCTGCCAGCCGCATTGCACTCTCTCAAGTGCAGTGAAATAGTTGTGAAACACTTTGCCAAAGATGAAAGATAAATCCAAAAGGCAaatggcagaggcagaggcagcggcatcgacagcggcagcggcagagccaaAGGGAGACGAATATAATTTTTGCATATTCCATTCCCGAAAGTTTCGGCTTtaaggcagcggcagaggcagcggcagcgcagcagcCGATGGCGGAGAGCAGCTTTAAGAGAGTGCcagcacacactcgcacacacacagagagaggcacAGCTTGAAGAGAGCTAGCGGCGGCTGACCAGAATCGGTCACTGTTGcgctctcctctcctcgcCGCCTCTCTTTCGCTTGATTGGCCCGGCAGAGCCCTAATCCAAGGTGTGTTATACGCACAAGGTGAGGCATGCCAGAGAAGGGGCCTAAGAGAAAGGGCCTCACCTGCGATTCACCAACCAAAGGCTGTGCATAATTTAAAtgtctgccgctgccgacCGCCACCGACCGCCACCGACCGCCACCGCACTCTGACCGCAGCATTGTTCAatgcgaaagagagagagagcgaaaagaGAACGGGAATTCCTCAAGCATCCAGCCACTGACGCTGTCAATAATTAAGTGCGAATCTTGATATGCCGTTCCtcctttttctctctctcttttgcattCGCTTCGTTTTGATGAAATTAAAAAGTTACCGCAgaccagcagcaaaaacaaacaaacaaatagcCAAAGTGAATGCCACTCTCTTCTTCTCTTCCCCCGACGACCGTCGCCTGTCCACTAATTGTCTCTTCATCCCGGCTACGTCAATTGTCTCTCAATGCAGTTGCGGCCAAGGCTAATAGATTTATCATGAATCGTTTCACAGTCCGTTACGGTCTTTCTCTATTGTCTTGCACAGTTTTCAGggatttctttttattttttgtctaCACTTTAGACATCCAAGTGCTGCCTGATCCAGTCGTTGAAGTAATGGACCCTGGCATAGCCGTCGGGATAGgtgctgccgcagctgccgTACACGAAGCCAGCAATGCCCACAACCTGATCGTTGTAGACGGCCGGACCCCCGGAGTCGCCATTGCAGGCTCCGTTGTCGGCCGGATGGAGGAGGCACAGCTCGCTCTCCACCCCGAAGTCGATCAGTTCGCCGCACTCCTCGACGGAGATGGACTTGACGGTGTTGTACTGCAGGTAACGGGGCAGATCCCCCTGGTGCTTGATCCGACCCCAGCCGGAGATGATGATGTCCGCCCCGGCGGGCGTGTTGGCCGTGGGCAGGGCGATGGCCTTGATGTTGTTCGAGTAGAAGAGCGGCGACTCCAGGCGCAGCAGGGCTATGTCGTTGAGGAAGTCGCCGTAGTTCTCGTGCACGATGACCTCCGCCACCTGGAGGAGGACGCCGCCACTGAAGCGATCGTTGGTGCCCGCACGGATCGTGAAGCGGCTGGCCGCGATCGGGGTATGGACACCGTTCTCGTCCGCATCGTTGGTCACGCAGTGGGCAGCCGTCAGGATGTAGTTGCGCGACAGAATGGAGCCCCCGCAGCTGTGGGAGCCGGCGTTGCGCAGCGACACCTGGTGCGGAAACTGGCCCAGGGCGGCATCTTCGCCGCCCACTATACGCCCGTCGATCCCACCGGAGGGGGCCGAGTGGCCGgccggcagcaggcagcagccgacaacggcgacggcgatggtCAGAGCGAATCCAGGGGCTAGCATGTTGCTTGGGCCCGGCCCAACAGCGGCACCCCCTTATATAGGGGATCGCTGGTCCCCTCCATATTCGATTGTTTATGGTCTGTCCACTCGAGCTGGAACTATCAATAGTGCTGGTTTCTAACGGCCTAAACACTCTCTGACAAGCACAATCTTATCTTCCACCTGAGATTTATATGGGCCTGTCCTCCCGTAATCTGTTCGACTGTCAGCGGGCCGATGTTGTATCAAGGCTAATTGTTTTACAACTTCTGGGCACACTTTTGTTGGGCGAAATTTCTTGGAACTGACcttgggaggggggggggagtccGTCCTTATATGAACtaaggagagagaaaaaacgtTTCAGGGTCGCCATCCTATATTTGACTCAAATCGGCGTGAGTAACAGCTGTAATAGGACAACCGCCGCGCTGTTAGCATTCCAAGGTAACAGTATGTTAGTGCTGCCTGTTAAGAGCCAGCTACggcttttggctgctgctcgcTGTTAACAGTCGAAGACCGCGCTCAGTTAACAGCCAGCTACCGCTTTACGTTGCTGCTCTCTGTTATCAGCCAGCTAGCGCTTAACGTTGCTGCTCTCTGTTAACAGTCTGTGACCGCGCTCTGTTAACAGCCAGCTACCGTTCTGTTTCTTCTGCCTGTTAACAGCCTGTTACCGCTTTTGGTTGCTGCTCTCTGTTAATAGCTAGCTACCGCTCTAGCTTGCTGCTCTCTGTTAACAGCCTGTGACCGCGCTAAGTTAACAGCCATTTACatcgctctctgtctcgctctctcgcttcTGTGCGCTCTtacgatccacacggcgctcaccGTTTCATGGCGCGTAAGCTTTCTAAAGAAATACATGGAGAAGATATAGAATATTGGAAAGACTAAGCCCTCAAGTCTCTTTTGTTCGATATACATTCGATcggtccccccccccacaaTCATTTCTTAAGAATCTATGATCTGAACCCTCTCTTTTGATATGTTTTTCTCTTCACTTGTCTCTCTATTTGTTGCACTGATGAATTTCCAACACCTCTCAACTGATTGTCGTCTGGTTACAGTGGATCCACGAAGTTAGCACTCACTTGATGGAACTCCTTTGGGCTCTGCCCGTGTCCTTGGCTTCACTTTTGCTGCCTTTCATCACTACAACACTCTCCACTTTCTATATTTTGGTGGAATACctatacatatgcacatatgtatgtatgtatgtatgcacgtACGTGTGTATTTGTCAAGCAATTTCACTCTAAATTTGCCAATTATGCGCATTTTTTGAGCGTGACCCGAATATGCACACGCATATTGATACCGTTTTATCTATATaggcctgtgtgtgtgtgtgtgagcctTTTATCGGGCTTGCAACATTGTCCCGCGGCCCCATTGTGGCAGGGAGGGTTGCTACAATACATTTTTGGAACATATTTATaatgagaaaaaaaatagaaaaatagaaaaatttgtaatattttaagattattgaatttttgcttttaatttaatttttaagtttaataatataaaaatactaaagcgaaatcgtttaaaaaataatataaaattaaataaaattattacaGAGTTTTTAagatattaattattaatttaggAAGAGGCTGAAGGTGGAAAATTCATAAACTTGTCTCttttttacataaatatatataaaaaaaaaatcccatTGGGGAGTGCCTTGTTTTTTTGGCGGAGGTCCTACCAAAAAGATTTCGGCCACCACTCGTGCATCTCTTTGCGTATCTGTTTTTGTGTCTCAATAATGCctaatgttgttgctgttgcgaaTTTTTTGGAAAACTTACAATATATTGGCATAATTTATACTTTAGCAGCATTTTTATCGCTGCGCTCGGCACGAAATGCACAAAATACTCTCGTACAATAAACAATGGGCCACGTCCACGGCCGAAGGACCCCCCCACCGTGCCCCCACCGTGCCCCCCCCAAAGCAACCACAAACCCATTTTCGGTGCATTTTATGTGCCGTTCTTTGCGTCACTTTGCGccctttatttatttacgatTTTTGCGTGAGCCTCGTTCGatattcggtatttttttgtttttcgttttattgATTTGCAATTTATAcaggcccccctccccccccacacacacacacactctcacagaTGTGTCATCATCACAGGATCAGCATCAGGATATGAAAGGACGTAGGCAGGAGGGGGCTTCATTAATTATGGCCCCTCCTTTTTGAGGGCGAAACGCCACTGACTGTCACAGCCATCAATCATTTTTAGCATCATTTTTGtgtaaataattaatatacaaaataatcataaaaataaaggATTATTCGGTTTTTGACGCAAGATGACTGCAGCGATAAAATCCACGAATCCCAAGACTTTCTcgaaaaagatacaaagatacaacgTATTTGGGCAGGCTTCCTTGgggacttttttttttggtgggttTGGGAAAAATAtcttaaaaataatacaattctagcaaattctttttcaatcGGAAATAATAAACAAGAATGGCTGGACGGACAGCGGATGAGGCAAtcttccctccctccctctccctctctctctctctctatctctatcttgCTCGCACTCCTTTTCGACTGTCATTTTGGGATCaatgtctgtctgtggcaGGGAGAGGAGGGCCCCTACTCCTACGATAGATTGTTGATACCGGCATTGCATATTTACATGGgagtttttaaataaaattgagCATCGAATACTACTTTAAatacttgtgtgtgtgtgtgtgtgtgtgtgtgcgagagagagggagacagacaaGGGGAGACGCCGTGCGTTCAAGTGTATCGGCTTGCACCCACACTTCGACAGATAGGACtatttatatacacacacgtacaataaaataaatataaatataaatatctGTTAtgagtttttatttaaatgaatttttcTGTGCCTTGACATTCCCGAAAAGTATTTCTGCAAACCGAAAGAAAATCAAGTCCCCACAAAATGGAATTTTATaacataattttattaaaaaatgtgtaggttttttttcttgaattacataaatttattttttatatgggCAAATGAGCCAAGGGTGCGTGcacatttttttatatttattttactaCTTATATTTTTgctattatttaaatatataaaaaaccgaatatttaattttcatgcttttttttggcataatttaaaaattcaattagtgattaaatatttaaatttggtAGATTTTTATTCTGGCTTAAAAAACTAAATACTTTATCTagctttgatttatttaaaaaataaatgataaacaaatttaaatgaatttttcTGTGCCTTGATATGCCCGAAAAGTATTTCTGCAGGGCGGAGCTTTAAAAAAGAATTCAAATCCCcaaaaaatggaattttaaaacatattttcattgaaaaatatatatgtaggttaaaaaataaaagaaaattaaatctaaatacatttttttctgcCCTGATATGTCCGAAAAGTATTTCTGCATATTAAGTCCCCacaaaatggaattttaaaacatattttcattattttcatttcttcatttttttccttttaactatatatatatttcaataaatatattgtgtttaaatacttttactatttttttgaCTACttatatttttgcttttttatatatttaaaaaccgaatatttaatttaaatacgcCTGTCCTTTTTTTTCCCATAATTTCAGAAATTCAATTGGTGCTTAAATTTGGTAGACTTTTATTTggcttaaaaattaaatatttgatctacctttgatttatttaaaaaataaacaaatcaacaaaaaatactacaaaattgttttttggAATACATTGGCAAAAAGCCTCTACCAGGGGAGAAGGCGAGGGGCGGGGGGTagagcgaaagagacagacagagagagggagggagaaggagggggagggagggggagggagggggagacaGACAAGTGTAAGTACAGCTGTGTGTGGGGGGAAGTGTCGTCGGTTGGTG
The sequence above is a segment of the Drosophila pseudoobscura strain MV-25-SWS-2005 chromosome X, UCI_Dpse_MV25, whole genome shotgun sequence genome. Coding sequences within it:
- the LOC4814555 gene encoding serine protease SP24D-like, encoding MLAPGFALTIAVAVVGCCLLPAGHSAPSGGIDGRIVGGEDAALGQFPHQVSLRNAGSHSCGGSILSRNYILTAAHCVTNDADENGVHTPIAASRFTIRAGTNDRFSGGVLLQVAEVIVHENYGDFLNDIALLRLESPLFYSNNIKAIALPTANTPAGADIIISGWGRIKHQGDLPRYLQYNTVKSISVEECGELIDFGVESELCLLHPADNGACNGDSGGPAVYNDQVVGIAGFVYGSCGSTYPDGYARVHYFNDWIRQHLDV